From the genome of Gemmatimonas phototrophica, one region includes:
- the pstC gene encoding phosphate ABC transporter permease subunit PstC: protein MRDKLIERILLLCAMSAVGTLALIALFIAREGLPVFVNHGVLNMIAGATWAPTKGQFGLLPMIAGSAMVTVGALLMGVPLGLACAVTLAELASKKWRRLLKPMIELLAGIPSVVYGFIGMELLVPFIREQAWLGGSGYSALAASILLAIMVLPTIIGISIDAIEAVPRAYRDGSYALGATQWQTIVGVVLPAARTGIVAGVILGMGRAVGETMAVIMVAGNSVLIPGSLLDPVRTLTANIALEMGYASGEHEQALFATGIVLFVVTLGLNALAGRARRTGHT from the coding sequence ATGCGAGACAAGCTGATTGAACGCATCCTCCTGCTCTGCGCCATGAGTGCCGTGGGGACGCTGGCGCTGATTGCGCTGTTCATTGCGCGCGAAGGCTTGCCCGTGTTCGTGAACCACGGCGTACTCAACATGATCGCCGGCGCGACGTGGGCGCCCACTAAGGGGCAGTTCGGATTGCTCCCCATGATTGCCGGGTCTGCCATGGTGACCGTGGGGGCGTTGCTCATGGGCGTGCCGCTGGGGTTGGCGTGCGCGGTGACGCTGGCGGAACTGGCGTCCAAAAAGTGGCGCCGTCTGCTCAAACCCATGATCGAGTTGCTCGCGGGCATCCCGTCGGTCGTGTACGGCTTCATTGGGATGGAACTGCTGGTGCCGTTCATCCGCGAGCAGGCATGGCTGGGCGGCAGCGGGTATTCCGCGCTGGCGGCCTCCATTCTGCTGGCCATCATGGTGCTCCCCACGATCATTGGCATCAGCATAGATGCCATCGAGGCGGTGCCGCGTGCCTATCGCGATGGATCGTATGCGCTGGGCGCCACGCAATGGCAAACCATCGTTGGCGTGGTGCTGCCGGCGGCACGCACGGGCATTGTGGCCGGCGTCATCCTCGGCATGGGGCGTGCCGTGGGCGAAACCATGGCGGTCATCATGGTGGCGGGCAACAGTGTGCTCATTCCGGGGTCCCTGCTCGACCCGGTGCGTACCCTCACCGCCAACATCGCGCTTGAAATGGGATATGCCTCGGGAGAGCATGAGCAGGCGCTTTTTGCCACGGGCATTGTGCTGTTCGTCGTTACGCTCGGCTTGAATGCACTCGCCGGGCGGGCGCGACGTACGGGGCACACATGA
- a CDS encoding phosphate ABC transporter substrate-binding protein, protein MRISPPALLLVLLSACSGSGARPLPATNVVLAGSTSVQPFAERWAEVYAGASGSSHVTVQAGGSTAGIRAARQGTAQLGMSSRALDAEEAAGLQAITVARDGIAVIVHATNPLTALSLAQLRAIYTGQIRSWRALGGADLPITVITREEGSGTRDAFEHLVLTDGHSIDVRALVTAYSGGLRKMVAEDPQAIGYVTFSQVDARVRALAIEGVVPSEFTIASGQYRLQRPFLFVSRGEVTGAARQFLDFVLSPRGQQIARDEGLAPVSLTP, encoded by the coding sequence ATGCGGATTTCCCCGCCTGCTCTTTTGCTGGTCTTGTTGTCGGCGTGTTCGGGCAGCGGCGCTCGTCCGCTCCCGGCAACGAACGTCGTTTTGGCTGGTTCCACGTCGGTACAACCGTTTGCAGAACGGTGGGCGGAGGTCTATGCCGGTGCCAGTGGCAGCAGCCACGTGACGGTACAGGCGGGTGGCTCCACGGCCGGCATCCGGGCCGCCCGTCAGGGAACCGCACAGCTAGGTATGAGTTCTCGGGCATTGGATGCGGAGGAAGCAGCGGGGCTGCAGGCCATTACGGTGGCCCGTGACGGCATTGCTGTCATTGTTCATGCCACGAATCCGCTCACGGCACTGTCGCTCGCGCAGTTGCGCGCGATTTACACCGGACAAATCCGCTCGTGGCGCGCCCTGGGTGGTGCGGACCTCCCCATTACGGTGATCACGCGGGAAGAAGGCTCAGGCACCCGTGATGCCTTTGAACATCTGGTGCTGACGGACGGTCACTCCATTGATGTACGGGCGCTGGTGACGGCGTACTCGGGCGGCCTGCGGAAAATGGTGGCAGAAGATCCCCAGGCCATCGGCTATGTGACGTTCAGTCAGGTGGATGCCCGCGTGCGGGCGTTGGCGATTGAGGGTGTGGTGCCTTCGGAATTCACGATTGCCAGTGGCCAATACCGGCTGCAGCGACCGTTCCTCTTTGTGTCGCGCGGTGAAGTCACGGGCGCGGCGCGACAGTTTCTCGATTTTGTCTTGTCGCCGCGTGGGCAGCAGATTGCCCGCGATGAAGGGTTGGCTCCTGTCTCGCTGACGCCCTGA
- a CDS encoding cation-translocating P-type ATPase, with protein MSSSNAGITPAPAGTPPSTAWHTLTATATVESLHTNVHTGLGMPDVQRLRAEHGDNVLETAVKRGPLRMLLAQFTDVMVLVLLAAAAIAAFVGDPEDIIAIIAIVLLNATLGFVQEYRAEKAMAALGAMAAATARVRREGAEHTIAPQELVPGDIVLLEAGTVVPADLRLLELAQLSVEEAALTGESLPVQKTTAPTLDADAPLGDRTAMVYKGTNIASGRGVGVVVATGMRTELGRIAALLRADTHLQTPLQQRLTSLGRWLAVTVLVVCVAIFVTGLIRGEPVVLMFMTAVSLAVAAIPEALPAVITVSLALGARRMVKHHALIRRLPAVETLGSVTYVCTDKTGTLTENRMHVDAVRTVDNQPGESLAAAVPLSEAPLAFAQALTLCTDVQLTKDGALLGDPTETALVRWAAEQGVEMSSLRTAWPRTGELPFTSERARMTTVHATANGAHRVACTKGAPERVIPACTRMWQQGALVPVDAAAVMAYAEAMAASGLRVLAMAINSDQQPTGAAIESLEDQQVLLALVGLLDPPRAEAREAVRTCHTAGIRVVMITGDHPATARAIASRLDIIKDGVGDQEVLTGAVLRTLDDEALLARVEHARVYARVTPEDKLRIVTALQSRGEYAAMTGDGVNDAPALKRANIGIAMGRGGTDVAREAADMVLLDDNFATIVVAVREGRRIYDNIRRFVRFVLSTNAGEIWTLFLAPLIGLPLPLLPIHILWMNLVTDGLPGLTLAAEPAEADIMERPPRPPQESILAHGLWQHAVWVGLLMAALALGTQAWAIRTGHGHWQTMTFTVLTVSQLTHVLAIRSERTSLFRLGLLSNPLLLLAVGASLGLQLAIIYVPVLNSLFRTEPLSAGELVLCLAVSTVVLLAVELEKYLIRRRGLYADPARSP; from the coding sequence ATGTCTTCGTCCAACGCCGGAATAACGCCTGCGCCTGCCGGCACGCCGCCATCGACCGCCTGGCACACGCTGACGGCGACCGCTACGGTGGAGTCGCTGCACACGAATGTGCACACCGGTCTTGGCATGCCCGATGTGCAGCGACTACGCGCTGAACACGGCGACAACGTGCTGGAGACGGCCGTAAAGCGCGGACCGCTTCGCATGCTGCTCGCGCAGTTCACCGATGTCATGGTGCTGGTGCTGCTCGCGGCGGCGGCTATCGCCGCCTTTGTGGGCGACCCGGAAGACATCATCGCGATCATCGCGATCGTGCTGCTCAACGCCACCCTCGGCTTCGTTCAGGAATACCGCGCCGAAAAGGCCATGGCAGCGCTTGGCGCAATGGCCGCCGCAACCGCCCGCGTGCGACGCGAAGGGGCGGAACATACCATTGCCCCGCAGGAACTGGTGCCCGGCGATATCGTGCTACTGGAGGCCGGCACCGTCGTACCCGCCGATCTGCGGCTGCTGGAACTTGCGCAACTGAGCGTGGAAGAAGCGGCACTTACTGGCGAGTCGCTGCCAGTACAAAAGACCACCGCGCCGACGCTCGACGCAGATGCTCCGTTGGGCGACCGCACCGCGATGGTGTACAAGGGTACGAACATCGCCAGCGGCCGTGGGGTTGGTGTAGTAGTAGCCACCGGCATGCGTACCGAACTGGGGCGCATTGCCGCACTGCTGCGCGCTGATACCCATCTCCAGACGCCGCTGCAGCAGCGCCTGACGTCGTTGGGCCGATGGCTCGCCGTCACAGTGCTGGTCGTGTGCGTTGCCATTTTCGTGACAGGACTGATCCGCGGCGAACCCGTCGTGCTGATGTTCATGACGGCCGTCAGTCTGGCGGTGGCGGCCATTCCCGAGGCACTGCCCGCCGTCATTACGGTATCACTCGCGCTGGGTGCGCGGCGCATGGTCAAGCACCATGCCCTCATTCGCCGGTTGCCCGCCGTGGAGACGCTTGGGTCGGTCACGTATGTCTGTACCGACAAGACCGGCACTCTTACCGAAAACCGCATGCATGTGGATGCGGTGCGCACGGTGGACAATCAGCCCGGTGAGTCTTTGGCAGCGGCCGTACCGCTGAGTGAGGCACCGCTTGCCTTTGCCCAGGCCCTCACACTGTGCACCGACGTGCAGTTGACGAAAGACGGGGCCCTTTTGGGTGACCCCACCGAAACGGCTTTGGTACGTTGGGCAGCCGAGCAGGGCGTTGAAATGTCATCCCTGCGCACTGCGTGGCCGCGTACCGGGGAACTACCGTTCACCTCCGAACGGGCCCGCATGACCACCGTACATGCCACGGCCAATGGCGCGCATCGTGTGGCGTGTACCAAGGGGGCCCCCGAACGGGTCATTCCGGCGTGCACTCGCATGTGGCAACAGGGGGCGCTCGTTCCGGTTGATGCCGCGGCGGTGATGGCATACGCCGAGGCGATGGCGGCAAGCGGCTTGCGGGTGTTGGCGATGGCAATCAACAGCGACCAGCAACCGACTGGCGCGGCCATCGAATCGCTGGAAGATCAGCAGGTACTGCTGGCGCTGGTGGGGTTGCTTGATCCCCCGCGCGCAGAAGCCCGTGAAGCGGTACGCACCTGCCATACGGCCGGCATTCGGGTGGTCATGATCACCGGCGATCATCCGGCCACCGCGCGTGCCATTGCGTCCCGTCTGGACATCATCAAAGACGGCGTGGGCGACCAGGAGGTGCTGACCGGTGCAGTGCTGCGGACGCTTGATGACGAAGCGTTGCTGGCGCGGGTGGAACATGCGCGTGTCTACGCCCGGGTGACTCCGGAAGACAAGCTGCGTATCGTGACCGCACTGCAGTCGCGCGGTGAATATGCCGCCATGACCGGCGATGGCGTGAATGACGCCCCGGCGCTGAAGCGGGCGAACATTGGCATTGCCATGGGGCGTGGTGGGACCGATGTGGCCCGCGAGGCCGCCGATATGGTGCTGCTCGACGATAACTTCGCCACCATTGTGGTGGCCGTGCGCGAAGGGCGCCGCATTTACGACAATATCCGACGCTTTGTGCGCTTTGTCCTGTCCACCAACGCCGGTGAGATCTGGACGCTCTTTCTGGCGCCGCTCATTGGTTTGCCACTCCCCCTTCTCCCCATCCACATTTTGTGGATGAATCTCGTCACGGATGGACTCCCCGGGCTGACGCTGGCTGCGGAGCCCGCCGAAGCGGACATCATGGAGCGCCCCCCGCGTCCACCGCAGGAAAGCATCCTGGCGCACGGTCTCTGGCAGCACGCCGTTTGGGTGGGGTTGCTCATGGCGGCGCTGGCACTCGGCACCCAAGCCTGGGCCATTCGCACAGGGCATGGCCACTGGCAGACCATGACGTTCACCGTTCTCACCGTCTCGCAGCTCACACATGTTTTGGCTATTCGCTCGGAGCGTACATCACTGTTCCGACTTGGCTTGCTCAGTAACCCGTTGCTGCTGCTGGCGGTGGGGGCGTCGCTGGGGCTGCAGCTAGCCATCATCTACGTACCCGTTTTGAATTCACTATTCCGTACTGAGCCGCTCAGTGCGGGTGAACTCGTGCTCTGTTTAGCCGTCTCCACGGTAGTCCTTCTTGCGGTAGAATTGGAGAAGTACCTGATCCGTCGCCGAGGATTGTATGCCGACCCTGCTCGTTCCCCTTGA
- a CDS encoding universal stress protein, whose protein sequence is MPTLLVPLDGSPLAEAALPVAIGLARHMRATLHLVSVLEVSPWRYATGGAPVADTQLTREHQAEWRTAMAGKLEACRVRIAALPDAPPTVVSIVAGPVVECLLEQARNVDATMFVLTTHARGGVSAVWMGSITEALVRQSPVPVLAVRPDVQAAADNEGHNEWTPRRVLVPLDGTAPGEQVLEPLQACLGKNPEYVLMRAVSPLPPMLRAIATGEEYDRDLVRQRDLVAEYLRGTEARLRAQGTTVSHCAHVELDPPRGINDCAEGYNVDLIALATHGRGPVGRFLLGSVADKVWRTATRPVLLFRVAIPEAL, encoded by the coding sequence ATGCCGACCCTGCTCGTTCCCCTTGATGGATCGCCGCTGGCCGAGGCGGCACTGCCCGTAGCCATTGGCCTTGCCCGACACATGCGCGCAACGCTGCATCTGGTCAGCGTGCTCGAAGTCTCGCCGTGGCGGTACGCCACCGGAGGGGCGCCAGTGGCTGATACTCAGCTGACGCGTGAGCATCAGGCCGAGTGGCGAACCGCGATGGCCGGGAAACTCGAGGCCTGCCGTGTCCGGATCGCGGCGCTACCAGACGCCCCGCCGACCGTGGTCAGCATTGTCGCCGGACCGGTTGTTGAGTGCCTGTTGGAGCAGGCGCGCAACGTTGACGCCACCATGTTCGTGCTGACCACGCACGCCCGTGGCGGCGTCTCCGCAGTGTGGATGGGTTCCATTACCGAGGCGCTCGTGCGGCAATCGCCAGTCCCGGTGCTCGCCGTCCGGCCGGATGTTCAGGCCGCTGCGGATAACGAGGGACACAACGAGTGGACCCCTCGCCGCGTGCTTGTCCCGCTAGATGGGACAGCACCTGGGGAACAGGTGTTGGAGCCGTTACAGGCCTGCCTGGGCAAAAATCCGGAATACGTGCTGATGCGAGCCGTTTCGCCACTCCCTCCAATGCTGCGGGCGATTGCCACGGGCGAGGAGTACGATCGGGATCTCGTACGGCAGCGTGACCTTGTCGCCGAGTATCTGCGGGGTACCGAAGCGCGACTCCGTGCACAGGGGACGACGGTGTCGCACTGTGCCCATGTGGAGTTGGATCCCCCGCGCGGCATTAACGACTGTGCCGAGGGGTATAACGTTGATCTGATTGCGTTGGCCACGCATGGACGTGGTCCCGTGGGTCGCTTTTTGCTGGGCAGCGTCGCGGACAAGGTGTGGCGAACCGCGACACGACCAGTGCTGCTCTTCCGGGTGGCAATCCCTGAGGCGTTGTAG
- a CDS encoding sodium:calcium antiporter, whose amino-acid sequence MLGELLLRFVLAAVIVIAAGTVLARSGDVIAARTKLGGAWVGSIFLALATSLPEITTDIAAVRMGAVDLAVGDLFGSSMANMLILALISLAPAGVDLFRRAALDHALYASLAIVMTLLAAMALQTRATATVAGIGVSSVILVATYIVTSSFAFRHSTVTREAGEVMEMARSGDPATLDHVSSTSLRLAILQFLAGAAVVVLVAPQFAHAAEGLAEVSGAGRTFVGTWLVGLSTSLPELVTSMAAIRLRAFDLAVGNLFGSNAMNMTLFALLDVVNGGVPVLSIAAPAHLLTALTATLLTTIALGTLVLRFKRVASVREPGSLLIVGGYVAGLALLFWHTQ is encoded by the coding sequence GTGCTGGGAGAGCTGCTACTTCGCTTTGTTCTCGCCGCCGTGATTGTCATCGCGGCCGGCACGGTACTGGCGCGCAGTGGTGATGTCATTGCCGCGCGCACCAAGCTGGGGGGCGCATGGGTGGGGTCCATTTTTCTGGCCCTCGCCACGTCGCTCCCGGAAATCACCACCGATATTGCGGCCGTACGCATGGGCGCGGTTGATCTGGCGGTGGGCGATCTGTTCGGCAGCAGTATGGCCAACATGCTCATTCTGGCGCTGATCAGCCTCGCACCGGCAGGGGTCGATCTCTTTCGGCGAGCGGCACTCGACCACGCGTTGTACGCCAGCCTGGCCATTGTGATGACACTGCTGGCAGCCATGGCGCTGCAAACGCGCGCCACGGCGACCGTCGCCGGTATCGGCGTCAGCTCCGTGATTCTCGTCGCGACCTACATCGTGACGTCGAGCTTTGCCTTCCGCCATAGCACCGTCACCCGAGAAGCTGGCGAGGTGATGGAGATGGCGCGATCCGGCGACCCCGCCACTTTGGATCATGTGTCCTCCACCTCTTTACGACTCGCGATTCTGCAGTTTCTTGCGGGCGCTGCGGTGGTCGTGCTGGTCGCGCCGCAGTTTGCCCATGCGGCCGAAGGACTGGCCGAAGTAAGCGGTGCAGGACGCACATTTGTCGGGACGTGGCTCGTGGGGCTCTCTACCTCGCTGCCGGAACTGGTGACCTCCATGGCCGCCATCCGATTGCGCGCCTTCGATCTGGCGGTTGGAAACCTGTTCGGCAGTAACGCCATGAACATGACCCTCTTCGCGCTGCTGGACGTGGTGAATGGTGGCGTGCCCGTGCTGTCGATTGCTGCTCCCGCACATCTCCTGACGGCCTTGACGGCGACGCTGCTCACAACCATTGCCCTGGGCACCTTGGTCCTTCGATTCAAGCGCGTCGCGAGCGTCCGTGAACCCGGCAGTCTGCTGATTGTCGGAGGATATGTGGCAGGGCTCGCGCTCTTGTTCTGGCATACCCAGTGA
- a CDS encoding ectonucleotide pyrophosphatase/phosphodiesterase has product MSAATMLTAGCRRTSPADRASRQPPALVNATVLISLDGFRADYLNRPAAVRLRLLAARGVRAERLIPAFPSKTFPNHYTIVTGLYPEHHGIVANTMRDERIGTTFTIGDTTIARDPRWWGGEPIWNTAERQGVRTAAFFWPGSDYAVNGRYPTYYTPYDGSIPNRTRVQRVLDWLTLPVAEAPRFVTLYFSTTDDVGHKHGPRTPQVDAAIAHVDSLVGALVDGLAARRLTERVNLVVVSDHGMTEVDSTRVIRLDEYVDLADMEVVDWMPVTAVTPKPGKLASVYNALRRVPHLQVYHKDSVPERFHYRANSRITPLVLLADEGWTISSSERLRLSGPPVGATHGYDNMLPSMGALFLAAGPDIQQGRVIGPVANVHVYPLLARLLGVRPAPHDGAADSLHITRWE; this is encoded by the coding sequence TTGAGTGCAGCCACCATGCTGACGGCGGGGTGTCGTCGCACATCACCTGCGGATCGTGCCAGCAGGCAGCCACCAGCATTGGTCAACGCCACCGTCCTCATCTCGCTTGATGGCTTTCGGGCCGACTACCTCAACCGTCCAGCCGCTGTCCGCCTGCGCCTACTGGCCGCGCGCGGTGTGCGCGCCGAACGGCTGATTCCCGCCTTCCCCAGCAAGACCTTTCCCAACCATTACACCATTGTCACCGGGCTGTATCCGGAGCACCATGGGATCGTGGCCAACACCATGCGCGACGAGCGCATTGGCACCACGTTCACCATCGGCGACACCACCATTGCCCGCGACCCGCGCTGGTGGGGCGGTGAACCCATCTGGAATACCGCCGAGCGGCAAGGCGTCCGCACGGCCGCCTTCTTCTGGCCTGGCAGTGACTACGCCGTGAACGGGCGGTATCCCACCTACTACACGCCGTACGACGGGAGTATTCCCAATCGCACGCGTGTGCAGCGCGTGCTCGACTGGCTCACGCTGCCGGTGGCAGAGGCGCCACGCTTCGTGACGCTGTACTTCAGTACGACCGACGACGTGGGGCACAAACACGGACCGCGCACGCCACAGGTGGACGCGGCCATTGCCCACGTGGATTCATTGGTCGGTGCGCTGGTGGACGGGTTGGCGGCACGACGGCTCACGGAGCGTGTGAACCTCGTGGTGGTGTCCGATCATGGCATGACGGAAGTGGACAGCACACGGGTCATCCGACTCGACGAGTATGTGGACTTGGCCGACATGGAGGTGGTGGACTGGATGCCCGTCACTGCCGTTACCCCCAAGCCAGGGAAGCTGGCGTCGGTGTACAACGCGCTCCGCCGGGTACCGCACCTTCAGGTGTACCACAAAGACAGTGTGCCGGAGCGCTTTCACTATCGCGCCAATAGCCGCATAACCCCGCTGGTGCTGCTGGCCGATGAAGGGTGGACCATTAGCAGCAGTGAACGCCTGCGACTATCCGGCCCACCAGTGGGCGCGACCCACGGCTACGACAACATGCTGCCCAGCATGGGTGCCCTGTTTCTGGCGGCCGGGCCCGATATCCAGCAGGGACGCGTGATTGGCCCCGTGGCCAACGTGCATGTCTATCCCCTACTGGCCCGGCTCCTGGGCGTCCGGCCAGCACCACACGATGGCGCGGCCGACTCACTCCACATTACTCGCTGGGAGTGA
- a CDS encoding PAS domain-containing protein, translating into MPNRYKQQIDQVLEAADRMNAEELDRLPYGMIQLDSSGRILHYNAVESRLASLKQEDAIGKQFFTEIAPCTRVQEFYGRFKEGVIREALDTSFHFHFAFKQNPRDVTVRLLYSKRSRTVWVLISDHEGKPLATTESETFTPSE; encoded by the coding sequence ATGCCCAATCGCTACAAGCAGCAGATCGATCAGGTCCTTGAGGCCGCCGATCGCATGAACGCCGAAGAGCTGGATCGTTTGCCGTACGGCATGATCCAGCTCGATTCGAGCGGGCGCATTCTGCACTACAACGCCGTGGAGTCGCGACTGGCGTCGCTGAAGCAGGAAGACGCCATTGGCAAGCAATTCTTTACGGAAATTGCGCCGTGCACGCGCGTGCAGGAGTTCTACGGGCGCTTCAAGGAAGGCGTGATACGTGAAGCACTCGATACGAGCTTCCACTTTCACTTCGCCTTCAAGCAGAACCCGCGCGATGTCACCGTGCGCCTGCTGTACTCCAAGCGGTCACGCACGGTGTGGGTCCTGATTTCCGATCACGAGGGAAAGCCGCTGGCCACCACCGAATCGGAAACCTTCACTCCCAGCGAGTAA